A part of Myxococcus landrumus genomic DNA contains:
- a CDS encoding CotH kinase family protein, producing the protein MDSGGCTVARRSLSRGVLACVVVLTLACGGSPPPDAPPPVDPQEELPDSGPPEPQETPDSGTPEPQETPDAGPRCSPTAGAPRWLTEGQSLTVTVTCSTGSTPAGVRFTVENLPPGATFDTGTATLRWTPGRDQAAVWNLVVREQGSGETTTLKVGVAENDGAPGNVRIVDPVAYSEEYGLPVFHITYPVPPGLTGGGYRPAQLTYRGHTYAIEAKFRGATSGAFPKRSLTLKFPDEDLFNEPVFGDGFLARKRVALISTFNDNSYVRTRLAFDLWNRMSPEHIRIPVFSAVVYANNRFMGLFTVADLPHKRVMAQSGMDKDSDLFKAVEKEANFSRLRRDGQPKASLREGFEKKVGEPPMGQAHAWDHLEAFVAFIADSDDATFRSEFPKRANLRDYQDWWIFNTLILGTDSQAKNAYHAYDPGTKGPWRFIPWDVDASLGQNFDTTRTWPTTRMNFASQNRIFERLLEDPTFAKPMRERYQALLRNELKLENVLALIDRYEKETSAVAKRDWARWQLEYRAFGEPGSIGAGNFPNWYLRTDFNTYEQELEYVRQWVRTRWPALQSQLP; encoded by the coding sequence ATGGACTCGGGGGGTTGCACGGTGGCCAGGAGGAGCTTGTCGCGAGGCGTGCTGGCATGTGTCGTGGTTCTGACGCTGGCGTGTGGAGGAAGCCCGCCCCCGGATGCGCCGCCTCCCGTCGACCCTCAAGAGGAACTCCCTGACTCGGGCCCACCGGAGCCGCAGGAGACACCCGACTCGGGCACGCCGGAGCCGCAGGAGACACCCGACGCCGGGCCCCGGTGCAGCCCCACCGCGGGCGCGCCTCGCTGGCTCACCGAGGGCCAGTCATTGACGGTCACCGTGACGTGCTCCACCGGGAGCACTCCGGCGGGTGTTCGCTTCACCGTGGAGAATCTGCCTCCTGGCGCCACCTTCGACACGGGCACGGCCACGCTGCGTTGGACTCCGGGCAGGGACCAGGCCGCGGTGTGGAACCTGGTCGTCCGTGAGCAGGGCTCCGGCGAGACGACCACCCTCAAGGTGGGCGTGGCGGAGAACGACGGCGCCCCGGGCAACGTGCGCATCGTCGACCCGGTGGCCTACAGCGAAGAGTACGGCCTCCCCGTCTTCCACATCACCTATCCCGTCCCACCGGGCCTCACCGGCGGCGGCTACCGGCCCGCGCAGCTCACCTACAGGGGACACACCTACGCCATCGAGGCCAAGTTCCGAGGCGCCACCTCCGGCGCCTTCCCCAAGCGCAGCCTCACGCTGAAGTTCCCCGACGAGGACCTCTTCAACGAGCCGGTCTTCGGCGACGGCTTCCTCGCGCGAAAGCGCGTGGCGCTCATCTCCACGTTCAACGACAACTCCTACGTGCGCACGCGGCTGGCGTTCGACCTGTGGAACCGCATGTCGCCCGAGCACATCCGCATCCCCGTCTTCAGCGCCGTCGTCTACGCCAACAACCGCTTCATGGGGCTCTTCACCGTGGCGGACCTGCCGCACAAGAGAGTCATGGCCCAGAGCGGCATGGACAAGGACTCGGACCTCTTCAAGGCCGTGGAGAAGGAGGCCAACTTCTCCCGCCTGCGCCGGGACGGACAGCCCAAGGCGTCCCTGCGCGAGGGCTTCGAGAAGAAGGTCGGCGAGCCCCCCATGGGACAGGCCCACGCCTGGGACCACCTGGAGGCCTTCGTCGCCTTCATCGCGGACTCCGACGACGCGACGTTCCGCTCGGAGTTCCCCAAGCGCGCCAACCTGCGCGACTACCAGGACTGGTGGATCTTCAACACGCTCATCCTCGGGACGGACTCCCAGGCGAAGAACGCCTACCACGCCTATGACCCGGGCACGAAAGGCCCCTGGCGCTTCATCCCCTGGGACGTGGACGCGAGCCTGGGCCAGAACTTCGACACCACGCGCACCTGGCCCACCACCCGGATGAACTTCGCCTCGCAGAACCGCATCTTCGAGCGGCTGCTGGAGGACCCCACCTTCGCGAAGCCCATGCGCGAGCGCTACCAGGCGCTCCTGCGCAACGAGCTGAAGCTGGAGAACGTGCTCGCGCTCATCGACCGCTACGAGAAGGAGACCTCGGCCGTGGCGAAGCGGGACTGGGCGCGGTGGCAACTGGAGTACCGCGCGTTCGGCGAGCCCGGGAGCATCGGCGCGGGCAACTTCCCCAACTGGTACCTGCGCACCGACTTCAACACCTACGAGCAGGAACTGGAGTACGTGCGCCAGTGGGTGCGCACCCGCTGGCCCGCGCTCCAGTCCCAGCTCCCGTGA